The following are from one region of the Klebsiella aerogenes genome:
- the lptA gene encoding lipopolysaccharide ABC transporter substrate-binding protein LptA has product MKFRTNKLSLNIALASALLAASLPALAKTGDTDQPIHIESDQQSLDMQGNVVTFTGNVVVTQGTIKINADKVVVTRPGGEKGKEVIDGFGNPATFYQMQDNGKPVKGRASKMHYELQNDFVVLTGNAHLEQLDSNIQGDKITYLVKEQKMQAFSNKGGRVTTVLVPSQLQDKSGDQQKKGK; this is encoded by the coding sequence ATGAAATTCAGAACAAACAAACTCAGCCTTAACATTGCGCTCGCCAGCGCGCTTCTGGCCGCCAGCCTGCCGGCGCTGGCAAAAACCGGTGATACCGATCAGCCGATTCATATCGAATCCGATCAGCAGTCGCTGGATATGCAGGGCAATGTGGTGACCTTTACCGGCAACGTGGTCGTCACCCAGGGAACCATTAAGATCAATGCCGATAAAGTAGTCGTCACCCGCCCTGGAGGTGAAAAAGGCAAAGAAGTCATCGACGGTTTCGGCAACCCGGCGACGTTCTACCAGATGCAGGACAACGGCAAACCGGTGAAAGGCCGCGCCTCGAAAATGCATTATGAGTTGCAAAACGACTTTGTGGTGCTGACCGGCAACGCGCACCTGGAGCAGCTGGATAGCAATATTCAGGGCGACAAAATCACCTATCTGGTGAAAGAGCAGAAAATGCAGGCCTTCAGCAACAAAGGCGGTCGCGTGACCACGGTCCTGGTGCCTTCGCAGTTGCAGGACAAAAGCGGCGATCAGCAAAAGAAAGGTAAGTAA
- the lptC gene encoding LPS export ABC transporter periplasmic protein LptC, giving the protein MSKTRRWVIILLSLVALILIGLNLASTDDTAAVAVNPNDPTYKSEHTDTVVYSPEGALSYRLIAEHVEYFSEQEVSWFTNPVMTTFDTNKVPTWSIRADKAKLTNDRMLYLYGHVEVNALSADSQLRKITTDNAQVNLVTQDVTSDDMVTLYGTTFNSSGLKMRGNLRSKNAELIEKVRTSYEIQNKQTQP; this is encoded by the coding sequence ATGAGTAAAACCAGACGTTGGGTTATCATCTTACTATCGCTGGTCGCGTTGATCCTGATCGGCCTGAACCTGGCGAGTACGGACGACACCGCGGCCGTCGCGGTCAATCCTAACGATCCGACGTATAAAAGCGAGCACACTGACACCGTGGTGTATAGCCCGGAAGGCGCGCTGAGCTATCGTCTGATAGCCGAGCACGTCGAGTATTTTTCCGAACAGGAAGTCTCGTGGTTCACCAACCCGGTGATGACCACCTTTGATACCAATAAGGTTCCGACCTGGTCGATCAGAGCGGATAAAGCCAAGTTAACCAACGACCGTATGCTGTATCTTTACGGCCACGTTGAGGTCAACGCGCTGAGCGCCGACTCTCAACTGCGCAAAATTACGACCGATAACGCACAGGTAAACCTGGTGACCCAGGATGTAACCTCTGACGATATGGTGACGTTGTACGGAACAACATTTAATTCCAGCGGCCTGAAAATGCGCGGGAACCTACGCAGCAAAAATGCCGAGCTGATTGAAAAGGTTAGAACCTCTTATGAAATTCAGAACAAACAAACTCAGCCTTAA
- the kdsC gene encoding 3-deoxy-manno-octulosonate-8-phosphatase KdsC, producing the protein MNNADAQVTTCYGPVSQEFIDRAAKIRLLILDVDGVLSDGLIYMGNNGEELKAFNVRDGYGIRCALTSGIEVAIITGRKAKLVEDRCQTLGITHLYQGQSDKLLAFRELLSKLAVRPDEVAYIGDDLIDWPVMAEVGLSVAVADAHPLLLPRANYITRINGGRGAVREVCDLLLLAQGKLDEAKGQSI; encoded by the coding sequence ATGAATAATGCTGATGCCCAGGTCACAACCTGCTATGGGCCGGTAAGCCAGGAATTTATCGATCGGGCGGCGAAGATCCGTTTACTGATCCTCGACGTCGACGGCGTACTCTCCGACGGCCTTATCTATATGGGCAACAATGGCGAAGAGCTGAAAGCGTTTAACGTCCGCGATGGCTACGGGATCCGCTGCGCGCTGACTTCCGGTATTGAAGTGGCGATTATTACCGGGCGAAAAGCTAAACTGGTAGAAGACCGTTGCCAGACGCTGGGCATTACGCATCTGTATCAAGGACAATCCGATAAGCTATTGGCGTTTCGCGAATTATTAAGCAAACTGGCGGTTCGCCCGGATGAAGTGGCTTATATCGGCGACGATTTGATCGACTGGCCGGTGATGGCGGAAGTCGGTTTAAGCGTCGCGGTCGCCGATGCGCACCCGCTTCTGTTGCCGCGTGCGAATTATATCACCCGAATTAACGGCGGACGCGGTGCGGTACGCGAAGTCTGCGATTTGTTACTATTGGCGCAGGGCAAGCTTGATGAGGCCAAAGGGCAATCAATATGA